The following are encoded in a window of Vigna unguiculata cultivar IT97K-499-35 chromosome 8, ASM411807v1, whole genome shotgun sequence genomic DNA:
- the LOC114193877 gene encoding GDSL esterase/lipase At4g26790-like has product MTLTCLLLFLTQILVVKNSEASNNVPAVIVFGDSSVDSGNNNVIATVLKSNFRPYGRDFEGGRPTGRFCNGRVPPDFIAEAFGVKSTIPAYLDPAYTIQDFATGVCFASAGTGYDNATSAVLNVIPLWKELEFYKEYQARLRSHVGVERANEIISEALYLMSLGTNDFLENYYVFPTRRIHYTVSQYQDFLLSIAENFVRELYALGARKLSITGLVPVGCLPLERATNILGDHGCNEEYNNVALTFNAKLENVVARLNRELPQFKALSANAYSVFSDIIARPSAYGYEVVDKACCSTGTFEMSYLCSDRNPLTCTDAEKYVFWDAFHPTEKTNRIVSNYLIPKLKANFR; this is encoded by the exons ATGACTCTCACATGCCTGTTACTATTCTTAACCCAAATTCTGGTGGTAAAAAATTCTGAGGCTAGTAACAATGTCCCTGCTGTTATAGTTTTCGGAGACTCCTCTGTGGATTCTGGGAACAACAACGTCATAGCCACTGTTCTGAAGAGCAACTTCAGGCCCTATGGTCGTGACTTCGAAGGTGGTCGTCCTACGGGACGCTTCTGCAACGGTCGTGTCCCTCCAGATTTCATTGCTGAGGCTTTTGGCGTCAAATCAACCATTCCTGCATACTTAGATCCTGCTTATACCATTCAGGATTTCGCCACTGGTGTTTGCTTTGCCTCTGCTGGAACTGGTTACGATAATGCTACTTCTGCTGTTCTA AACGTGATACCACTGTGGAAGGAACTAGAGTTCTACAAGGAATACCAAGCGAGATTGAGAAGCCATGTTGGTGTAGAAAGAGCGAACGAGATCATAAGCGAAGCCTTGTACTTGATGAGCCTTGGAACCAACGATTTTCTGGAGAACTATTATGTGTTCCCAACCCGAAGGATCCACTACACTGTTTCACAGTATCAAGATTTTCTATTGAGTATTGCAGAGAATTTTGTGCGGGAATTGTACGCACTTGGAGCACGCAAGTTGTCCATAACTGGTCTTGTTCCCGTAGGGTGTCTACCCTTAGAGAGGGCCACAAACATTTTGGGGGACCATGGTTGCAACGAGGAATACAACAACGTTGCTTTGACCTTCAATGCCAAGTTGGAGAATGTGGTAGCAAGGCTTAATAGAGAACTACCGCAGTTTAAAGCACTGTCGGCAAATGCATACTCTGTTTTCAGTGATATCATTGCAAGACCTTCTGCTTATG GATACGAGGTTGTAGACAAGGCGTGTTGTTCGACAGGAACGTTTGAGATGAGCTACTTGTGCAGTGACAGGAATCCTCTTACATGCACAGATGCTGAAAAGTATGTGTTTTGGGATGCATTTCATCCTACTGAAAAGACAAATCGCATAGTTTCAAACTATTTGATTCCGAAGCTGAAAGCAAACTTTAgatga